The Flammeovirgaceae bacterium genome contains a region encoding:
- a CDS encoding septum formation initiator family protein produces MWKKLPKAFRNFYVITGLIFFIWMLFLDSNDLISRYRLSAKLRALENEKAYYQQKIKEVEQDKNELFGDRESLEKFAREKYLMKKDNEDVFVIVEE; encoded by the coding sequence ATGTGGAAGAAATTGCCGAAGGCCTTCCGTAATTTTTATGTGATTACCGGCCTTATTTTTTTTATCTGGATGCTGTTTCTGGATTCCAATGATCTGATTTCGCGCTACCGCCTGTCGGCTAAGTTACGGGCGCTGGAGAACGAAAAGGCGTACTACCAGCAAAAAATAAAAGAGGTTGAGCAGGATAAGAACGAGTTGTTCGGTGATCGGGAATCGCTCGAAAAATTTGCCCGCGAAAAATACCTGATGAAGAAAGATAATGAAGATGTATTTGTTATCGTTGAAGAATAA
- a CDS encoding Ldh family oxidoreductase yields the protein MSTRTYTISELKNFAYSVFTKMGCPETDARLAADALLAADVRGIDSHGVARLSGYVRLWEANRINPTPAIRIVHESPGTATVDGDAGLGLVVAPKAMAIAIEKAKACGTGWVAVRNSNHFGIAGYHTMLALEHDMIGWAMTNASPLVAPTFSTERLLGTNPISVAIPAGKQPPFVLDMATTTAANGKLEILQRKNKEAPLGWIQTKDGKPSANPHELKAGGALIPLGSDYEHGSHKGYGLGAMVDILSAVLSGANYGPWVPPFVAFLQPPADPVGSGIGHFLGAMRIDAFRPAEEFKQHMDTWIERFRSAKPVEGNSSVLIHGDPERQMTDKRLKEGVELNPAVEKDLKELAARFGLSF from the coding sequence ATGAGTACCCGCACATACACCATCTCCGAACTGAAAAATTTTGCTTATTCAGTCTTTACAAAAATGGGTTGCCCTGAAACCGATGCCCGGCTGGCAGCCGATGCGCTGCTGGCAGCCGATGTGCGTGGTATTGATTCACATGGCGTAGCCCGGCTTTCAGGGTATGTGCGATTATGGGAAGCCAACCGCATTAACCCAACACCTGCAATCCGGATTGTACATGAGTCACCTGGAACGGCAACCGTTGATGGCGATGCCGGCCTGGGCCTGGTGGTAGCGCCAAAAGCCATGGCCATAGCCATTGAAAAGGCAAAAGCGTGCGGCACCGGCTGGGTGGCGGTGCGCAACTCCAACCATTTTGGCATTGCCGGCTATCATACCATGCTCGCCCTTGAGCACGATATGATTGGCTGGGCCATGACCAACGCCAGTCCGCTGGTGGCGCCCACCTTTTCAACCGAGCGGTTGCTGGGCACTAACCCGATTTCGGTAGCCATACCGGCCGGCAAGCAACCACCCTTTGTGCTGGATATGGCCACCACTACTGCAGCCAACGGTAAGCTGGAAATACTTCAGCGAAAGAATAAAGAAGCGCCACTCGGGTGGATACAAACGAAAGACGGCAAGCCCTCCGCCAACCCGCACGAACTGAAAGCAGGTGGCGCGCTCATTCCGCTGGGCAGCGATTATGAACACGGCAGCCACAAGGGCTACGGACTTGGGGCGATGGTGGATATCCTTTCGGCTGTATTAAGCGGGGCAAACTACGGCCCTTGGGTGCCGCCCTTTGTTGCTTTTTTGCAACCCCCGGCCGACCCGGTGGGTAGCGGCATCGGGCATTTTTTAGGAGCCATGCGCATTGATGCGTTCCGGCCGGCCGAAGAATTTAAGCAGCACATGGATACCTGGATTGAACGATTCCGTTCGGCTAAACCAGTGGAGGGAAACTCATCCGTGTTAATTCATGGAGACCCCGAACGTCAAATGACAGACAAGCGCTTGAAGGAAGGAGTAGAATTAAATCCTGCTGTTGAAAAAGATTTAAAGGAACTGGCCGCCAGGTTCGGTCTTTCGTTTTAG
- the carA gene encoding glutamine-hydrolyzing carbamoyl-phosphate synthase small subunit — translation MEVKKKAYLLLQDGLLVEGNLVGSPGTTGGEICFNTGMTGYQEIYTDPSYFGQIIVNTTAHIGNYGTVDAEQESDSPKISGIVVNEFSTEFSRATARESLQHYLEKHKITGIADVDTRMLVRHIRSKGAMNALISSELTPEQMKKEILNVPSMDGLELASKVSTSKPYFFGSSDSDYRVAALDVGIKKSILTNLARVGCYIQVFPAKTSFEMMEQWNPHGYFISNGPGDPAVMEYAITTVKKILDADKPLFGICLGHQLLALACGLSTYKMHHGHRGLNHPVKNLVTGLGEITSQNHGFAVSEKDIEKNNEVEVTHLHLNDNTIMGIRLKNKQAFSVQYHPEASPGPHDSRYLFEQFVSMIRKSEMKVAI, via the coding sequence ATCGAAGTGAAAAAGAAAGCGTACCTCTTACTGCAAGATGGCCTGTTGGTGGAAGGCAACCTGGTCGGTAGCCCGGGCACAACCGGTGGTGAAATCTGTTTCAATACCGGCATGACGGGCTATCAGGAAATCTACACCGACCCGTCATATTTCGGGCAGATTATTGTGAACACCACAGCCCATATTGGAAACTACGGAACGGTGGATGCCGAGCAGGAATCTGATTCGCCCAAAATCAGCGGCATCGTGGTAAACGAATTTTCAACTGAATTCAGCCGGGCAACCGCACGCGAAAGTCTGCAACATTATCTTGAGAAACATAAGATAACCGGGATTGCTGATGTGGATACCCGGATGCTCGTAAGGCACATCCGCAGCAAGGGAGCGATGAATGCTCTGATCTCTTCCGAACTTACACCGGAGCAGATGAAAAAGGAAATTCTGAACGTGCCCTCGATGGACGGCCTTGAACTTGCGTCCAAAGTTTCTACTTCAAAACCCTATTTTTTCGGAAGCAGCGATTCCGATTACCGGGTTGCCGCGCTTGATGTGGGCATCAAGAAAAGTATCCTTACCAACCTGGCCAGGGTGGGCTGCTACATTCAGGTGTTTCCGGCAAAGACATCGTTCGAAATGATGGAGCAGTGGAATCCGCACGGGTACTTTATTTCCAATGGCCCGGGCGATCCAGCGGTAATGGAGTATGCCATCACCACGGTAAAGAAAATACTTGATGCCGATAAACCGTTGTTTGGGATATGCCTCGGCCATCAATTGCTGGCCCTGGCCTGCGGACTTTCAACCTACAAAATGCATCACGGCCATCGGGGACTTAACCATCCGGTTAAAAACCTGGTAACCGGGTTGGGTGAAATCACATCGCAGAATCACGGGTTTGCCGTAAGCGAAAAAGATATTGAGAAAAATAACGAGGTAGAAGTCACTCATCTTCACCTGAACGACAACACCATCATGGGCATTCGTCTTAAAAACAAGCAGGCCTTTTCGGTACAGTACCACCCGGAAGCATCACCCGGACCACACGACTCACGCTACCTGTTTGAGCAGTTTGTTTCCATGATCCGGAAAAGTGAAATGAAAGTTGCCATTTAG
- the rpsM gene encoding 30S ribosomal protein S13, with protein sequence MARIQGVDIPDNKRGEISLTYIYGIGRRSAQNILTQAGVDWNKKAKDWTDEESNAIRSIISEKFRVEGSLRSEVQLSIKRLMDIGCYRGLRHRKGLPVRGQTTKNNARTRKGKRKTVANKKKATKG encoded by the coding sequence ATGGCAAGGATACAAGGTGTCGATATTCCGGATAACAAACGTGGCGAAATCAGCCTCACGTACATTTACGGTATTGGCCGCAGGTCAGCGCAAAACATTCTTACCCAGGCGGGTGTGGATTGGAATAAGAAGGCAAAAGACTGGACCGATGAGGAGTCGAATGCTATTCGTTCCATCATCTCCGAGAAATTCCGGGTAGAAGGTTCCCTGCGTTCCGAAGTGCAACTGAGCATCAAGCGGCTGATGGACATTGGCTGCTACCGGGGCCTTCGCCACCGCAAAGGGTTGCCGGTGCGTGGACAGACAACCAAAAACAACGCCCGTACGCGCAAAGGAAAACGTAAGACCGTAGCCAATAAGAAGAAGGCCACGAAAGGGTAA
- the rplQ gene encoding 50S ribosomal protein L17 — MRHGKKVNHLGRTSSHRKAMLSNMASSLILKKRITTTVAKAKALRKYVEPLLTKAKTDSTHSRRTVFSYLQNKESVSELFGTVASRIAERQGGYTRIIKMGDVRLGDNAEMCLIELVDFNELYGKEAVAKKGKTRRSRGTKGKKEETAAETTETVASEPKAEKKPAKKKSDKKDKE; from the coding sequence ATGAGACACGGTAAGAAAGTAAATCATCTGGGAAGAACGTCCAGCCATCGGAAAGCAATGCTCTCCAACATGGCCAGTTCGCTCATCCTTAAAAAGCGCATTACCACCACGGTTGCTAAGGCCAAAGCTTTGCGTAAATACGTTGAGCCTTTGCTGACAAAAGCCAAAACGGATTCAACCCACTCGCGCAGAACAGTATTCTCGTACCTCCAAAATAAGGAGTCAGTTAGCGAGTTGTTCGGTACCGTGGCTTCCCGCATAGCCGAGCGTCAGGGCGGTTATACCCGTATTATTAAAATGGGCGATGTACGCCTGGGCGATAATGCCGAAATGTGCCTGATTGAACTGGTTGACTTTAACGAACTATACGGCAAGGAAGCCGTGGCCAAGAAAGGCAAGACCCGCAGAAGCCGGGGGACTAAGGGCAAAAAGGAGGAAACAGCCGCTGAAACAACTGAAACCGTTGCTTCAGAACCTAAAGCCGAAAAGAAACCCGCTAAAAAGAAATCGGATAAAAAAGATAAAGAATAA
- a CDS encoding DUF4139 domain-containing protein produces MKPVSLLLILLVVAGYAIAQPEKPVDSKITRVTVFLNRAQVTRELKTRVEAGKTSLVLSGLTAQLDQQSVQVSGKGNFILLGINHRQNFISEFNLPKSLRVLNDSLDYYKRLLLIEQQQKDVLSKEEQLLLANQKIGGNNQNITVNELKAMAEFYRSRLGEIGMAKIKSDEKIRKTNERISKLNQQIQEQNELYSRNTSEIVISLAAETAGTVDLEVNYVVANAGWYAVYDLRAVNTKSPIQLSYKANVFQSTGEDWKDVRLKLSTANPSLGGTKPELYTWYLDFYYPTYKQREISRMGAVHRAAPEKAEEVELSIEVPPTEQKSVADYTQTIQTSLNTEFDISLPYTVVSASKPTLVDIRNHEMKADYRYAVAPKLDNDAFLMARATGWEDFSLLPGEANVFFEGTFVGNSFIDPNNVKDTISVSLGRDKRIVVQRERVKDFTSRKAIGSSIRETAAWEITVRNTRNEPVKLVMEDQVPISKISQIEVTVVDVGGAKYTKDTGKLVWEMNLQPNESKKVVFKYEVKYPKDRQVSGL; encoded by the coding sequence ATGAAGCCCGTTAGCCTGTTACTGATTCTGTTAGTTGTTGCCGGTTATGCTATTGCACAGCCCGAAAAGCCGGTTGATTCAAAAATTACCCGCGTAACCGTTTTCTTAAACCGCGCCCAGGTAACCCGCGAACTTAAAACCCGCGTGGAGGCCGGCAAAACCAGCCTGGTGCTTTCGGGCCTCACCGCGCAGCTCGATCAGCAAAGCGTGCAGGTTTCGGGTAAAGGAAATTTTATTTTGCTGGGTATCAATCACCGCCAGAATTTTATCAGCGAATTTAACCTGCCGAAAAGCCTGCGTGTGTTGAACGATTCGCTTGACTATTATAAACGATTATTACTCATAGAACAGCAACAAAAAGATGTGCTCAGCAAAGAAGAGCAGTTGCTGCTGGCCAATCAGAAGATCGGGGGGAATAACCAGAATATTACCGTAAATGAACTGAAGGCCATGGCCGAGTTTTACCGCAGCCGCCTGGGCGAAATCGGGATGGCCAAAATCAAAAGCGATGAGAAGATCCGCAAAACCAACGAGCGCATCAGTAAACTCAATCAGCAAATCCAGGAGCAAAACGAATTGTACAGCCGCAATACCAGCGAGATTGTGATAAGCCTGGCGGCTGAAACGGCCGGCACTGTTGACCTGGAAGTAAATTACGTGGTGGCCAATGCCGGCTGGTATGCCGTGTACGACCTGCGGGCGGTGAATACAAAGAGCCCGATCCAGTTAAGTTACAAAGCCAATGTGTTTCAAAGCACAGGCGAAGACTGGAAAGATGTGCGGCTGAAACTCTCCACCGCCAACCCCAGCCTGGGCGGCACCAAGCCCGAGCTGTACACCTGGTACCTTGATTTTTATTATCCTACCTACAAGCAACGCGAAATTTCCCGGATGGGAGCAGTTCACCGGGCTGCCCCTGAAAAGGCTGAAGAAGTGGAGCTGAGCATAGAAGTTCCTCCAACAGAGCAAAAGAGTGTTGCCGATTACACGCAAACCATTCAGACCAGTCTGAATACCGAGTTTGACATCAGCCTGCCCTACACGGTGGTTTCGGCATCAAAGCCTACACTGGTGGACATCCGCAATCACGAAATGAAGGCCGACTACCGCTATGCCGTGGCGCCCAAGCTGGATAACGATGCCTTTTTGATGGCCCGCGCCACGGGCTGGGAGGACTTCAGCCTGTTGCCCGGTGAGGCCAACGTGTTTTTTGAAGGAACCTTTGTAGGCAACTCGTTTATTGACCCGAACAACGTGAAGGACACCATCTCCGTTTCACTGGGCCGCGACAAGCGCATTGTGGTGCAGCGCGAGCGCGTAAAGGATTTTACATCGCGCAAAGCCATTGGTTCCAGCATCCGCGAGACGGCTGCCTGGGAAATTACCGTACGCAACACGCGCAACGAGCCGGTAAAACTGGTAATGGAAGACCAGGTGCCCATATCCAAGATCAGCCAGATTGAAGTAACTGTTGTTGATGTTGGTGGTGCGAAGTACACCAAAGACACCGGCAAGCTGGTGTGGGAAATGAACCTTCAGCCCAATGAATCGAAGAAGGTGGTGTTTAAGTACGAAGTGAAATACCCGAAGGACAGGCAGGTGAGCGGGTTGTAG
- the infA gene encoding translation initiation factor IF-1, translated as MAKQKSIEQDGTITEALSNAMFRVQLENGHEVLAHISGKMRMNYIRLLPGDKVRLEMSPYDLTKGRIVFRYK; from the coding sequence GTGGCGAAGCAAAAGTCGATAGAGCAGGATGGAACGATAACCGAAGCGTTATCGAACGCCATGTTTCGGGTTCAGTTGGAAAACGGACACGAAGTGCTGGCACACATATCAGGCAAGATGCGGATGAACTACATCCGGTTATTGCCTGGCGATAAGGTAAGGCTTGAGATGTCGCCCTACGATTTGACAAAAGGAAGAATTGTATTCAGGTATAAATAA
- the rpmJ gene encoding 50S ribosomal protein L36: MKVKASIKKRSADCKIIRRNGKLYVINKKNPRFKQRQG; the protein is encoded by the coding sequence ATGAAAGTAAAAGCATCCATAAAGAAACGCAGTGCCGATTGCAAAATCATCAGGCGCAACGGCAAGCTCTATGTTATTAACAAAAAGAACCCCCGGTTTAAACAGCGCCAGGGATAA
- the rpsD gene encoding 30S ribosomal protein S4 → MARYTGPKARISRRFGEPVMGENKALQKKNFAPGMHGRGKKRKQSEYATQLAEKQKAKYIYGLLERQFAKLFDKASRKKGVTGEVLLQLLEARLDNTVYRMGIAPTRRGARQLVLHKHITVNGEVVNVPSFTLRPGDKVGVREKSKSLETITNSLSLQSARKYSWLEWDGAEMEGKLIHLPPREDIPENINEQLIVELYSK, encoded by the coding sequence ATGGCACGATATACAGGTCCAAAAGCCAGAATATCCAGGCGATTCGGAGAGCCGGTAATGGGTGAGAATAAAGCGCTTCAGAAGAAGAACTTTGCCCCTGGTATGCACGGTCGTGGAAAGAAACGCAAGCAGTCGGAATACGCTACGCAGTTAGCCGAGAAGCAAAAAGCAAAATACATCTATGGTCTGCTGGAACGGCAGTTCGCCAAGTTGTTTGATAAGGCTTCGCGAAAAAAAGGGGTAACCGGTGAAGTGTTGCTGCAATTACTGGAAGCACGACTCGATAACACGGTTTACCGCATGGGCATTGCGCCAACCCGTAGGGGCGCCCGACAGCTTGTGCTGCACAAGCACATTACCGTAAATGGCGAAGTTGTAAATGTTCCTTCTTTTACCCTTCGTCCGGGCGATAAAGTGGGTGTTCGTGAGAAATCGAAATCACTCGAAACCATTACCAACAGCCTCTCGTTGCAGAGTGCGCGAAAATACTCCTGGCTGGAATGGGATGGTGCCGAAATGGAAGGAAAACTTATCCACCTGCCTCCGCGAGAGGATATACCGGAGAACATCAACGAGCAGCTTATCGTTGAATTGTACTCAAAATAA
- a CDS encoding DNA-directed RNA polymerase subunit alpha: MSILAFQIPDKVVMEKADDFHGTFTFKPLEKGYGVTIGNALRRILLSSLEGYAITGIKIPGVLHEFSTLEGVVEDVAEIILNLKMVRLKKTGDNFDSKVTVNIKKQKQFKAGDIARFTSAFEVLNPDHVICNLDETATFEIELTIDKGRGYLPAEESKPAEQVFGFIPIDAIFTPIKNVKYSVENTRVEQKTDYEKLVLDIQTDGSIHPEKALEGAAHILIKHFALFSDKSMELETGKDAEVEQVDEEMLHMRKLLKTPLHDLDLSVRAYNCLKAADVKTLGDLVQLEISDMMKFRNFGKKSLAELEQLVSEKGLTFGMDLGKYKLEED; this comes from the coding sequence ATGTCAATACTTGCATTTCAAATACCCGATAAAGTGGTGATGGAAAAGGCCGATGATTTTCACGGCACCTTTACCTTCAAGCCGCTTGAAAAAGGTTATGGCGTAACCATCGGTAATGCGCTGCGCAGAATTCTGCTCTCCTCGCTGGAAGGCTATGCCATTACCGGTATTAAAATACCGGGAGTGCTGCATGAATTTTCTACACTGGAAGGTGTTGTGGAAGATGTGGCTGAGATCATCCTGAACCTGAAAATGGTTCGGTTGAAGAAGACCGGTGACAACTTCGACAGCAAAGTAACAGTTAACATCAAGAAGCAAAAGCAATTTAAAGCAGGCGACATTGCCCGGTTTACTTCTGCTTTTGAAGTATTGAATCCCGACCACGTTATCTGTAACCTGGATGAAACGGCCACTTTTGAAATTGAACTGACCATCGATAAAGGCCGTGGTTACCTCCCGGCCGAAGAAAGTAAGCCGGCCGAACAGGTATTCGGGTTTATTCCCATTGATGCCATCTTTACGCCTATTAAAAACGTGAAGTACAGCGTGGAGAATACCCGTGTGGAACAAAAAACCGACTACGAAAAGCTGGTTCTTGATATACAAACCGATGGTTCCATCCACCCTGAGAAGGCGTTGGAAGGTGCCGCCCATATCCTGATTAAGCACTTCGCCTTGTTCAGCGATAAGTCAATGGAACTTGAAACCGGCAAAGATGCTGAAGTAGAGCAGGTAGATGAGGAGATGCTGCACATGCGCAAACTCCTGAAGACTCCGCTTCACGATTTAGATCTGTCAGTAAGGGCGTACAACTGCCTTAAGGCTGCCGATGTGAAAACCCTGGGCGACCTGGTGCAATTGGAGATTTCCGATATGATGAAGTTCAGAAACTTCGGAAAGAAATCGCTTGCTGAATTAGAACAATTGGTTTCAGAGAAAGGCCTGACGTTCGGTATGGACCTCGGGAAATATAAACTCGAAGAAGATTAA
- the map gene encoding type I methionyl aminopeptidase yields MVHLKSEEEIHIIKEGAHILGKAHGEVAGLIKPGIKTSVLDKVAEEFIRDHGGIPSFKNYNGSFPASLCISVNDVVVHGIPSSYELKEADVVSIDCGVYYKGYHSDSAYTYPLEGADEKVLLLLERTYESLFKGIEQAKAGNRMGDVSYAIQSYVESFGYGVVRELVGHGVGKKLHEDPEVPNFGKRGKGVKLVPGMVFAIEPMINMGTKNVVQERDGWTIRTADRRPSAHFEHMVAIREDRTEVLTTHQYIEEKYSYKWRSKSR; encoded by the coding sequence ATGGTTCACTTAAAGTCTGAAGAGGAGATACACATCATCAAAGAGGGTGCCCACATATTGGGCAAAGCTCATGGTGAAGTGGCTGGTCTGATAAAACCCGGCATCAAAACTTCAGTACTCGATAAGGTGGCCGAAGAATTTATCCGCGATCACGGAGGTATCCCGTCATTCAAAAACTATAACGGGTCCTTTCCGGCATCGCTGTGTATTTCGGTAAATGATGTGGTGGTGCATGGAATCCCATCAAGTTATGAGCTGAAAGAAGCGGATGTGGTATCGATTGATTGCGGGGTGTACTACAAAGGCTATCACAGCGATTCAGCCTACACCTATCCTTTGGAAGGTGCCGATGAAAAAGTGCTGTTGTTGCTGGAGCGGACCTATGAATCGCTGTTCAAAGGAATTGAACAGGCTAAGGCCGGAAACCGGATGGGCGATGTGAGTTATGCCATACAGAGCTATGTGGAGAGTTTTGGCTACGGTGTAGTGCGTGAGTTGGTGGGTCACGGTGTAGGTAAAAAACTGCACGAAGATCCGGAGGTGCCCAATTTTGGTAAACGGGGCAAAGGCGTAAAACTGGTGCCCGGAATGGTGTTTGCCATTGAACCCATGATTAACATGGGTACTAAAAACGTGGTGCAGGAGCGTGACGGATGGACCATACGCACAGCCGACAGGCGACCCTCGGCTCATTTTGAGCACATGGTTGCCATACGGGAAGATAGAACAGAGGTGTTAACAACACATCAGTATATAGAAGAAAAGTATTCGTATAAGTGGCGAAGCAAAAGTCGATAG
- the rpsK gene encoding 30S ribosomal protein S11 gives MSTEKRKDKAKKRVVNVEAVGQAHIKATFNNIVISMTNSTGQVVTWSSAGKMGFKGSKKNTPYAAQMAAQDCATRAFELGLRKVEVFVKGPGAGRESAIRTIQTAGIEVTAIKDMTPLPHNGCRPPKKRRV, from the coding sequence ATGTCAACCGAGAAACGTAAAGACAAAGCCAAGAAGCGGGTAGTAAACGTGGAAGCCGTAGGTCAGGCGCATATTAAAGCCACGTTTAATAACATCGTTATTTCTATGACCAACTCCACGGGTCAGGTAGTTACCTGGTCTTCGGCAGGCAAAATGGGGTTTAAAGGTTCGAAAAAAAATACTCCGTATGCAGCCCAGATGGCCGCCCAGGATTGCGCCACGCGCGCCTTCGAACTTGGCCTGCGCAAAGTGGAAGTATTTGTGAAGGGTCCGGGCGCTGGACGCGAGTCGGCCATCCGTACCATTCAAACTGCGGGCATTGAAGTGACGGCCATTAAGGATATGACACCGCTTCCGCATAATGGTTGTCGCCCGCCAAAGAAGAGAAGGGTTTAA
- the eno gene encoding phosphopyruvate hydratase gives MSLIESIHARQILDSRGNPTIEVDVVTESGAYGRAAVPSGASTGTHEAVELRDGDKKKYLGKGVLKAVDNVNNKIAAEVVGFSVFEQNLLDKIMIELDGTPNKSKIGANAILGTSLAIAKAAAMEAGMPLYRYMGGVSANTLPVPMMNILNGGSHADNAIDFQEFMVMPVGADTFSEALRMGAEVFHTLKKVLHDKGLSTNVGDEGGFAPNLKSNEEAIEVVLKAIEKAGYKPGSDIFIALDPAASEFYDSKAKVYHFKKSSGKKLKPIEMADYWANWIKKYPIISLEDGMAEDDWTGWKALSDKVGKKVQLVGDDLFVTNVKRLQKGIDDGIANAILIKVNQIGSLTETIDAVNLARRNGYKSVMSHRSGETEDSTIADLAVALNTGQIKTGSASRSDRMAKYNQLIRIEEELGEVAYFPGKKF, from the coding sequence ATGAGTTTAATTGAAAGTATTCACGCCCGGCAGATACTGGACAGCCGCGGCAATCCCACTATTGAAGTTGATGTAGTTACCGAAAGCGGAGCTTACGGACGCGCGGCCGTACCATCCGGAGCATCAACCGGAACACATGAAGCTGTAGAGTTGCGTGATGGTGATAAGAAAAAATACCTCGGCAAAGGTGTGCTGAAGGCCGTGGATAACGTAAACAATAAAATCGCGGCTGAAGTGGTTGGCTTTTCTGTTTTTGAACAGAACCTGCTCGATAAAATCATGATCGAGTTGGATGGTACGCCCAACAAATCGAAGATTGGCGCCAATGCCATACTCGGCACTTCACTGGCCATCGCCAAAGCAGCGGCCATGGAAGCCGGCATGCCCCTGTATCGCTACATGGGTGGTGTGAGCGCCAACACGCTGCCCGTGCCGATGATGAATATCCTGAATGGCGGAAGTCATGCCGACAATGCCATCGACTTCCAGGAGTTTATGGTAATGCCCGTAGGGGCCGACACGTTTTCAGAAGCGCTGCGCATGGGTGCCGAAGTTTTTCATACCCTGAAGAAAGTGCTGCACGACAAAGGATTATCTACCAACGTGGGCGATGAAGGCGGTTTTGCTCCAAACCTGAAGTCGAACGAAGAGGCTATTGAAGTGGTACTGAAAGCGATTGAAAAAGCCGGCTACAAACCCGGCTCGGATATTTTTATCGCGCTTGATCCGGCCGCTTCGGAGTTCTACGACTCCAAAGCCAAAGTATATCACTTCAAAAAGTCGTCCGGTAAAAAACTGAAGCCGATAGAAATGGCCGATTATTGGGCCAACTGGATAAAGAAATATCCGATTATTTCGCTTGAAGACGGCATGGCCGAGGATGACTGGACCGGGTGGAAAGCATTAAGCGACAAGGTGGGCAAGAAAGTACAACTGGTGGGCGATGACCTTTTTGTGACCAACGTAAAGCGGCTTCAAAAAGGAATTGACGATGGTATTGCCAATGCCATCCTTATAAAGGTGAATCAGATTGGTTCTTTAACGGAAACGATTGATGCCGTTAATCTGGCCAGGCGCAATGGTTACAAGAGTGTGATGTCGCACCGCTCGGGCGAAACCGAAGACAGCACCATTGCCGACCTGGCAGTAGCCTTGAATACCGGACAGATTAAGACCGGCTCCGCTTCTCGATCTGACCGGATGGCCAAATACAACCAGCTTATCCGCATTGAAGAAGAACTGGGCGAGGTGGCGTACTTTCCGGGAAAGAAGTTCTGA